TATCCAACAACTCGTTCATAGAGCGAAACACTCCCATAAAGGTTATAAAAATTGAGAATATGCAATACCGTGTAGAAAGATTATAATACTTTGGGGTTACACCATAAACGGTTACAATAAAAAAGCAGTTATTTTCAGAAAATAACTGCTTTTTTATTGTAGCGGGACCGAGAATTGAACTCGGGACCTCATGATTATGAATCATGCGCTCTAACCATCTGAGCTATCCCGCCAACGATTTCGAGTGCAAAGGTAATTCTTATTTTTTAATTTGCAATATCTAAACGTATTTTTTTACAATAAGCTTATTATTATCTTTAGCTAAAACATCAAACCTATCGCTAAGAGCAAAGAAAATATTAAAAGATTTCTTGAACTTTCTTTCAATATCTGAATTAATCCCATACCTTTATATATACTAATCATCTTCCTCCAGGTAATTATATGAAAAGGCAGGTAAAACAAAGGCAGTATTGCTGCATAAACATTGCCACCAACTAAGAAATACATACAACACAAAGCGGCTGCAACACCGTTAAACAGATAAAAATAACTACCAAATACTTCTCCAAAAATAACAATGGTAGTTTTTTTACCAACATTTTTATCAGTGTCTCTATCTCTATAGTTATTGGCAACCAATATATTAGTGATAACAAACCCCATTGCTAATCCACATATAATTACATCTGTATTCCAGCTTAAAGCCTGCACATAATAAGTAAAGCCCACAGGAATTAAGCCAAAGAAAACCATCACGCAAACATCTCCTAACCCATTTGATGATAAAGGATATGGACCTCCCGAATAGGCTAAGGCAAAAATCACAATTACTACACCAACAATTATTAATTGCCAACCCCCATAAAACACAAGAGATAAACCCAACAAAGCATCAAAAACCAATAAGACTAAAGTAACATACAGCATTGTTTTGGGCTTAATCCAGCCTTCGGCTACTGCGCGTTTCGGACCTAACCGCTCTTCGTTGTCTATTCCTTTTTTATAGTCGAAATAGTCGTTGGCAAAATTAGATATAATTTGAGCTGTAAGCGCAAAAAATAAACAGATAAGAGCAGGTGTTAAATTAAATGTTTTTGTAGAATAAGCTAAAGCCGAAGCCACAAACACAGGACAAGCCGAGGCAGGCAATGTGTTAGGACGCGATGCTAACACCCAAGCTTTAAAAGTTTTTTTCTTAATATTTTCCATATTCAAGCTACAAAGATACAGAAAGAGTAGTAACTTTGCATTCCTTAAAATATAAAAATATGACTTACAAGGCTGAAAAAATAGTTCCTTTCGAAACACAAACTTCATCTAAGGGAGAACAAATAGAATATATGTTCGACGAAATTGCTCCTCAGTACGATAAACTAAACACTCTTATGTCTTTAGGCTTAGATAAAATATGGCGAAAAAAAGGAATACTTAAATTAAAAGCCTTAAAACCTAAAACTATATTAGACATAGCTACTGGCACTGGCGATTTAGCAATAAATGCTTATCGACTGCTTAACCCAGAGCAAATATTAGGCATTGATATTTCGGAAGGTATGATGAACGTTGGACGAGAAAAAGTAAAGAAACAAGGCTTATCGGAACACATACAATTTCAATGGCAAGATTGCACTAAGTTAAGTTTAGAATCAAACTATTTCGATGCCGCTATGGTGGCTTTCGGCATTCGTAACTTTGAAGATTTAGATAGAGGTTTACAAAACATACTGAATGTTTTAAGACCTGGAGGACAGCTTATGATACTCGAACTTTCAACTCCTGAGTATTTCCCTATGAAACAAGCTTATCATATTTATAGTCGCTATATTATTCCAACTTTAGGTAAACGACTCACAAAAAGTCAGGAAGCATATAAATATCTTCCAAAATCAATAGCAGCATTCCCTCAAAATAGGACAATGAAAGAAATATTAGAAAAAAATGGTTTTGCATCAGTAACTTATCATAAGTTATTCCCTGGTGTTTGTACACTTTATATTGCAACAAAGTAAATTATGAACACTATATTTATTGTGCTCCCTATACTTGCTATCCTGATGTTTCAGTTAGGCATAGAGCTTAATGTAAAAGATTTCAGTTTATTTATTAAGCGTCCGAAACCTGTTATTATAGGACTTATAGGTCAGCTATTTTTACTTCCTCTTTTAGCTTTTGTGTGGGCTTATGTTTTCAAATTAGAACCTTTGTTTTTTATAGGATTAATCTTAATAGCGTGTTCGCCAGGAGGTAGTTCTTCCAACATATTTTCTTTGTTAGCTAAAGGAGACATTGCGTTGTCGGTAACGTTAACCGCTTTTAGCAGTGTGCTCACCTTGTTTACTATTCCTGTAATAATGTCAGCAGTAATAAATCTTATAGATGAATACAGCGACCAATCAATAAATCTACCTTTAGGTTCTTTGATAGCTCAAAATATTATAATGATGTTAGTGCCTATATTATTGGGATTATTGTTTAAGTATAAGTTGCCCGAAAAAGCCGAAAAGACAAGAAAATTTATAAGTAAAATAGCTTTTCCCGCCTTATTGGTATTGATAACAGTATTTTTCATACAACATTACGCAACTATCTTACAGTATATCGGAAGATTAGGTATAGTTGTGTTATTACTTATCTTGTCGGCATTATTAGGAGGGTATTTACTATCCCTACTTACGGGTTTGAAAGAGAAAGAAAAACGCACCATAGTAATAGAGGTAGGAATGCAAAATGCAGCACAAGCCATAGCCATTGCTTCAAGCCCGTTTATCTTCAATAATGATATTATAGCCATTCCAGCTATATTATATTCGTTGTTGATGAATGTAGTATTGTTAGTCTACATCAGAATCAAGGCAAGACAAACTACTTCCTAACCTTTTTTTCGTTTTTACTAATATAATCTTTCCAACTTTTGTAAGACGATTCAACGTTTGGTTTATTGCTTTGTAGGTAATGACATAAAGCAGCAGCCAGTCCGTCGGTAGCATCTAACTGAGGCAACATACAATCGTTAGGTATCTTAAGCATTCGTTGCAACATACCAGCAACCTGTTCTTTTGAAGCCCTTCCGCTACCGGTAATAGACATTTTTATTTTCAGAGGCGCATACTCAAATATCGGAATATCCCGAGATAGAGCAGCAACCATAGCTACTCCCTGAGCACGACCAAGTTTCAACATACTTTGTACGTTTTTACCGTAAAACGGTGCTTCAATAGCCAGTTCATCAGGAAGATACTCATCAATCAGACTTGTTATCCTCTCGAATATTCTTCGCAGGCGCATATAATGGTCATCGTATTTGTTAAGTTCTAAAATTCCCATAGCCAACATCGAGGCTTTGTTGTCTGTAACTTTAATCAACCCATACCCCATAATGCTTGTACCAGGGTCAACTCCTAATATTATCTTTTCTTTAATCATATAATTATATGCAAAGATAGTTTTAATTTTAGGAAAAACAATTACCTTTGTGCCGATATAAGTTGTTTCAATCGGTATATAGGAAGTATTGGGGGCATTAGCTCATCTGGCTAGAGCGTTAGACTGGCAGTCTAAAGGTGATCGGTTCGAGTCCGATATGCTCCACCCTAGAGGTTTTAGAAAAACCGAACAAAACATCAAAAGCCTGAGAATCAGATAAGTTCTGAAATCTCAGGCTTTTTTGATGTTTTTATGAAAATTATCCCTACAAATATAGCTAAATATACATAAATTTCACCAGTATGAAACAAAGTGTTTCTCCTATATGAAACGAGTAGTTTCATTAGTATGAAACAAATAGTTTGAAAGTAAGAAACAAATAGTTTCAATGCAAGAAACAAGTAGTTTCAATGTAAGAAACAGTATGTTTCAAAGTATGAAATTTTTATCGACAAATATAGCTAAATTACTTTGATATTTTAGAAAAGTAGGAAAGCAGAAAAAACAAAAAAACGGCTTAACTGTCTGTTATAGCCGTTTTTACTTGGTGATCCGAACAGGATTCGAACCTGTGACCCACAGCTTAGAAGGCTGTTGCTCTATCCAGCTGAGCTACCGGACCATCTTCTTTTGCGAGTGCAAAGGTAAATAAATATCAGAGAATAACAAACAAAAAAGAAAGAGTTTATCGATTTTTTTTTATAATTGTGCATTTTTAGTTGATTACAACTACTTTCATTACCTTTGTAAAAACTATGAAGCATATTTTGAAAATGAAAAACTTATCTCATTTGGACTTACATGGAGTTAAAATCATGGGCTACTCTGACAATAACATTTTAGAGGATATATTTCGTAATTTG
This sequence is a window from Dysgonomonadaceae bacterium PH5-43. Protein-coding genes within it:
- a CDS encoding 1,4-dihydroxy-2-naphthoate octaprenyltransferase (product_source=KO:K02548; cleavage_site_network=SignalP-TM; cog=COG1575; ko=KO:K02548; pfam=PF01040; superfamily=49503; tigrfam=TIGR00751; transmembrane_helix_parts=Inside_1_12,TMhelix_13_35,Outside_36_39,TMhelix_40_62,Inside_63_94,TMhelix_95_117,Outside_118_120,TMhelix_121_143,Inside_144_149,TMhelix_150_169,Outside_170_173,TMhelix_174_196,Inside_197_216,TMhelix_217_239,Outside_240_242,TMhelix_243_260,Inside_261_296) is translated as MENIKKKTFKAWVLASRPNTLPASACPVFVASALAYSTKTFNLTPALICLFFALTAQIISNFANDYFDYKKGIDNEERLGPKRAVAEGWIKPKTMLYVTLVLLVFDALLGLSLVFYGGWQLIIVGVVIVIFALAYSGGPYPLSSNGLGDVCVMVFFGLIPVGFTYYVQALSWNTDVIICGLAMGFVITNILVANNYRDRDTDKNVGKKTTIVIFGEVFGSYFYLFNGVAAALCCMYFLVGGNVYAAILPLFYLPFHIITWRKMISIYKGMGLIQILKESSRNLLIFSLLLAIGLMF
- a CDS encoding demethylmenaquinone methyltransferase/2-methoxy-6-polyprenyl-1,4-benzoquinol methylase (product_source=KO:K03183; cath_funfam=3.40.50.150; cog=COG2226; ko=KO:K03183; pfam=PF01209; superfamily=53335; tigrfam=TIGR01934) → MTYKAEKIVPFETQTSSKGEQIEYMFDEIAPQYDKLNTLMSLGLDKIWRKKGILKLKALKPKTILDIATGTGDLAINAYRLLNPEQILGIDISEGMMNVGREKVKKQGLSEHIQFQWQDCTKLSLESNYFDAAMVAFGIRNFEDLDRGLQNILNVLRPGGQLMILELSTPEYFPMKQAYHIYSRYIIPTLGKRLTKSQEAYKYLPKSIAAFPQNRTMKEILEKNGFASVTYHKLFPGVCTLYIATK
- a CDS encoding BASS family bile acid:Na+ symporter (product_source=KO:K03453; cog=COG0385; ko=KO:K03453; pfam=PF01758; superfamily=103473; tigrfam=TIGR00841; transmembrane_helix_parts=Outside_1_4,TMhelix_5_24,Inside_25_36,TMhelix_37_59,Outside_60_63,TMhelix_64_86,Inside_87_98,TMhelix_99_121,Outside_122_130,TMhelix_131_153,Inside_154_173,TMhelix_174_196,Outside_197_200,TMhelix_201_223,Inside_224_229,TMhelix_230_252,Outside_253_256,TMhelix_257_279,Inside_280_286); this translates as MNTIFIVLPILAILMFQLGIELNVKDFSLFIKRPKPVIIGLIGQLFLLPLLAFVWAYVFKLEPLFFIGLILIACSPGGSSSNIFSLLAKGDIALSVTLTAFSSVLTLFTIPVIMSAVINLIDEYSDQSINLPLGSLIAQNIIMMLVPILLGLLFKYKLPEKAEKTRKFISKIAFPALLVLITVFFIQHYATILQYIGRLGIVVLLLILSALLGGYLLSLLTGLKEKEKRTIVIEVGMQNAAQAIAIASSPFIFNNDIIAIPAILYSLLMNVVLLVYIRIKARQTTS
- a CDS encoding crossover junction endodeoxyribonuclease RuvC (product_source=KO:K01159; cath_funfam=3.30.420.10; cog=COG0817; ko=KO:K01159; pfam=PF02075; superfamily=53098; tigrfam=TIGR00228) — its product is MIKEKIILGVDPGTSIMGYGLIKVTDNKASMLAMGILELNKYDDHYMRLRRIFERITSLIDEYLPDELAIEAPFYGKNVQSMLKLGRAQGVAMVAALSRDIPIFEYAPLKIKMSITGSGRASKEQVAGMLQRMLKIPNDCMLPQLDATDGLAAALCHYLQSNKPNVESSYKSWKDYISKNEKKVRK
- a CDS encoding hypothetical protein (product_source=Hypo-rule applied; cath_funfam=3.80.10.10; superfamily=52047): MKHILKMKNLSHLDLHGVKIMGYSDNNILEDIFRNLEKLETLIPPPTEYWGIEKEQN